One stretch of Streptomyces sp. MMBL 11-1 DNA includes these proteins:
- a CDS encoding nucleobase:cation symporter-2 family protein, whose product MAAKPRFRKDADAAAPDTTADNAAEAGGDRKHPVDQTLPPLKMFTSGLQHVAAMYAGVVAPPLIVGPAVGLTAKETAFLMGASLFTAGIATLLQTIGFWKVGARLPFVNGVSFAGVAPMIAIGKDRGHDGIAVIFGAIIVASLLGFVLAPYFCKLVRFFPPVVTGTVITLIGVSLLPVAFNWSQGGNATADDYGSMTNITMAAVTLVIVLALRKLLRGFLQQIAILLGLVIGTLIAIPAGITDFGAIKEADVVGFPTPFAFGAPQFEIAAIISMCIVMLVCMTESTADMLALGKIVGRPADEKIIEGGLRADTLGSAISPLFNGFMCSAFAQNVGLVAMTKIRSRFVVAAGGGILIVLGLVPVAASVIALVPLPVLGGAGIVLFGTVAASGIQTLATAAMEKGENALIVAAALGIGLIPIAAPQFYHAFPESLLVVLDSGISTGCVVAIVLNLAFNHLGREPDAADEEQAPGEHVVPAAAGVGVH is encoded by the coding sequence GTGGCCGCCAAGCCCAGGTTTCGCAAAGACGCAGATGCAGCCGCCCCCGACACGACGGCCGACAACGCCGCGGAAGCGGGAGGCGACCGGAAACACCCGGTCGACCAGACCCTCCCCCCACTGAAGATGTTCACCAGCGGCCTCCAGCACGTGGCCGCCATGTACGCGGGCGTGGTGGCCCCACCGCTCATCGTGGGGCCCGCCGTCGGCCTCACCGCCAAGGAGACCGCCTTCCTGATGGGGGCGAGCCTCTTCACGGCGGGGATCGCCACCCTGCTCCAGACCATCGGCTTCTGGAAGGTCGGCGCCCGGCTGCCCTTCGTCAACGGCGTCTCGTTCGCCGGGGTCGCCCCGATGATCGCCATAGGCAAGGACCGGGGACACGACGGGATAGCCGTCATCTTCGGCGCGATCATCGTCGCGAGTCTTCTCGGGTTCGTCCTCGCTCCGTACTTCTGCAAACTGGTGCGCTTCTTCCCACCCGTCGTCACCGGCACCGTGATCACTCTGATCGGCGTCTCGCTCCTCCCGGTCGCCTTCAACTGGTCCCAGGGCGGCAACGCCACGGCCGACGACTACGGTTCGATGACCAACATCACCATGGCCGCCGTGACCCTGGTCATCGTGCTGGCTCTGCGCAAGCTCCTGCGCGGCTTCCTCCAGCAGATCGCGATCCTGCTCGGCCTGGTCATCGGCACCCTGATCGCCATCCCGGCCGGCATCACCGACTTCGGAGCCATCAAGGAGGCCGACGTGGTCGGCTTCCCGACGCCGTTCGCCTTCGGCGCCCCGCAGTTCGAGATCGCCGCCATCATCTCCATGTGCATCGTGATGCTGGTCTGCATGACCGAGTCCACCGCGGACATGCTGGCCCTCGGCAAGATCGTCGGCCGCCCGGCCGACGAGAAGATCATCGAGGGCGGTCTGCGCGCCGACACCCTCGGCAGCGCCATCAGCCCGCTCTTCAACGGGTTCATGTGCAGCGCCTTCGCCCAGAACGTCGGCCTCGTCGCCATGACGAAGATCCGCAGTCGCTTCGTCGTCGCCGCGGGCGGCGGCATCCTCATCGTGCTCGGCCTGGTCCCCGTCGCGGCCTCCGTCATCGCCCTCGTACCGCTGCCGGTGCTCGGCGGCGCGGGCATCGTCCTCTTCGGCACGGTCGCGGCCAGCGGTATCCAGACCCTGGCCACCGCGGCCATGGAGAAGGGCGAGAACGCGCTGATCGTGGCGGCGGCCCTCGGCATCGGCCTGATCCCGATCGCGGCGCCGCAGTTCTACCACGCCTTCCCGGAGAGCCTGCTGGTGGTCCTCGACTCGGGCATCTCCACCGGCTGTGTGGTGGCGATCGTGCTGAACCTCGCCTTCAACCACCTGGGCCGCGAGCCGGACGCGGCGGACGAGGAGCAGGCACCGGGCGAGCACGTGGTGCCGGCCGCGGCCGGGGTCGGCGTCCACTGA
- a CDS encoding alpha/beta fold hydrolase codes for MEDQSVVDVGDVRLAYRTWGDAFGSPVVLLHGLGGSAADWEAAGPLLGQDWRVFALDLRGHGESDWPDAYGLDLMAEDVVGFLDELELDRVGLVGHGMGGVVARLVAQEHSDRVERLVLVETPAPFPGDPGPAGRAEGPVDYDENAVPAVRDQLADPGPDADEALGDIVSPTMIITGGPESAMEQHRQADVASLIPDCRMITVPGGHRMHETRADQVAAHITEFFTS; via the coding sequence ATGGAAGATCAGTCTGTTGTGGATGTCGGTGATGTGCGCCTCGCGTACCGGACCTGGGGCGACGCGTTCGGCTCGCCCGTCGTGCTGCTGCACGGCCTCGGCGGTTCGGCCGCGGACTGGGAGGCGGCCGGCCCCCTGCTGGGCCAGGACTGGCGGGTCTTCGCCCTGGACCTGCGCGGCCACGGCGAGAGCGACTGGCCCGACGCCTACGGCCTGGACCTGATGGCCGAGGACGTCGTGGGCTTCCTCGACGAACTGGAGCTGGACCGGGTCGGCCTCGTCGGCCACGGCATGGGCGGCGTCGTCGCCCGGCTGGTCGCCCAGGAGCACTCCGACCGGGTGGAGCGGCTGGTGCTGGTGGAGACCCCGGCCCCGTTCCCCGGCGACCCGGGCCCGGCGGGCCGGGCCGAGGGCCCGGTGGACTACGACGAGAACGCCGTGCCCGCCGTACGCGACCAGCTCGCCGACCCCGGCCCGGACGCCGACGAGGCCCTCGGCGACATCGTCTCCCCGACGATGATCATCACCGGCGGCCCGGAAAGCGCGATGGAACAGCACCGCCAGGCCGACGTGGCCTCCCTCATCCCGGACTGCCGGATGATCACGGTCCCGGGCGGCCACCGGATGCACGAGACCCGGGCGGACCAGGTGGCCGCGCACATCACGGAGTTCTTCACCAGCTGA
- a CDS encoding HEAT repeat domain-containing protein, with translation MIDAMDFDRALFHAELDAQPWASYTHAYGSAEDVPGCLRALAGDDDPAAEEAQSELYGSILHQGSVYEASAMAVPFLARIAAAGIRTVDVLLLIGGVAEGGTDPDPGAEPAGGGAAGESDEAACRRAVVAQLPLLLASLEHRDRAVRQAAAWAAGWTGTAGAALAVPALRERSAVETDPLVRAELLTSLVELDPEGAAPAAARAVGPDSPPELRIAAVMACLDAGLPWTRDQHEAVLDLLPLDRLAADRHDHSRNEPLHAISLALLERDTEADREAVFALLDAALRSDDPEARTEAVWAATTACELSRSAPARLAPALISAALADGPDDETGALSALGRLGPSGAPAADLLAARSAGDGDTADRALEALVTVDPVRAAPLLARDLERRPRALQAASGRLAEALPVVPFDPELLAAVRRRLATMEPGGTTPFRLTALLASWGPDASAAVPELLAALPTHPRVLPKALVAVCPPGRRAEAADALRARTGTGPAEERIEAARALHELAGDDGPLLPLLAERLAVSAGGGGGSGGAIREAAEAAAAVGPAASSLVPALRAALNSPGAERTNPQMDDDIALAVALHRITGDAAEAVPVLAGVLGDRGGLWRRWTLVRAAEAAGGLGPAGRPLVPVLKALLDDPRQTPSVALALHAVAPDALDAGHVAGLLLDAAEASTAPFEAVDALVVFGTDALSDEHRARLTALGERDRRVVRSGLDGTVELTDERLRARVRAAVRGA, from the coding sequence ATGATCGACGCCATGGACTTCGACCGTGCCCTGTTCCACGCCGAGCTGGACGCGCAGCCCTGGGCGTCGTACACCCACGCCTACGGCAGCGCCGAGGACGTTCCCGGCTGTCTGCGCGCACTCGCCGGGGACGACGACCCGGCGGCGGAGGAGGCACAGAGCGAGCTGTACGGCAGCATCCTGCACCAGGGATCGGTGTACGAGGCCTCCGCGATGGCGGTCCCGTTCCTGGCCCGGATCGCCGCGGCGGGCATCCGCACGGTCGATGTGCTCCTGCTGATCGGCGGCGTGGCGGAGGGCGGCACGGACCCGGACCCCGGGGCGGAACCCGCCGGGGGCGGGGCGGCCGGGGAGAGCGACGAGGCGGCCTGCCGCCGGGCCGTCGTCGCGCAACTGCCGTTGCTGCTGGCCTCATTGGAGCACCGGGACCGTGCCGTACGCCAGGCGGCGGCCTGGGCCGCCGGGTGGACGGGGACGGCGGGAGCCGCCCTCGCCGTGCCGGCGCTCCGCGAGCGGTCGGCGGTCGAGACGGATCCCCTTGTCCGCGCCGAGCTGCTCACGTCCCTGGTGGAGTTGGATCCGGAGGGCGCCGCCCCCGCGGCGGCCCGGGCGGTCGGCCCCGACAGCCCGCCGGAGCTGCGGATCGCCGCCGTGATGGCCTGCCTGGACGCCGGGCTTCCCTGGACCCGGGACCAGCACGAAGCCGTGCTGGACCTGCTGCCCCTGGACCGCCTCGCCGCCGACCGGCACGACCACTCCCGGAACGAACCCCTGCACGCCATCTCCCTGGCCCTGCTGGAGCGGGACACCGAGGCGGACCGCGAGGCGGTGTTCGCGCTGCTCGACGCCGCGCTGCGCAGCGACGATCCCGAAGCCCGCACCGAGGCGGTATGGGCGGCCACGACGGCGTGCGAGCTCTCCCGGTCCGCGCCCGCGCGGCTGGCCCCCGCGCTGATATCGGCGGCCCTGGCGGACGGGCCCGACGACGAGACCGGCGCCCTGTCGGCGCTCGGCCGGCTCGGCCCGTCCGGCGCTCCCGCCGCCGATCTGCTGGCGGCCCGCTCGGCCGGCGACGGCGATACGGCGGACCGCGCGCTCGAAGCCCTGGTCACCGTCGACCCGGTACGAGCCGCGCCCCTGCTCGCCCGGGACCTGGAGCGGCGGCCCCGGGCGTTGCAGGCCGCGTCCGGCCGGCTCGCCGAGGCGCTCCCCGTCGTGCCGTTCGACCCGGAGCTGCTGGCGGCGGTCCGGCGGCGGCTCGCCACGATGGAACCCGGCGGCACCACTCCGTTCCGGCTGACGGCACTGCTCGCGTCCTGGGGCCCGGACGCCTCCGCCGCCGTGCCGGAACTGCTCGCCGCCCTGCCGACGCACCCCCGGGTGCTGCCGAAGGCACTGGTCGCCGTCTGCCCGCCCGGGCGCCGGGCCGAGGCGGCGGACGCCCTGCGGGCGCGGACGGGGACGGGCCCGGCCGAGGAGCGGATCGAGGCGGCCCGCGCACTCCACGAACTGGCCGGTGACGATGGGCCGTTGCTTCCCCTGCTGGCGGAGCGGCTCGCGGTGAGCGCCGGGGGAGGCGGGGGATCCGGCGGGGCGATACGCGAGGCGGCGGAGGCCGCCGCCGCTGTCGGGCCCGCCGCCTCGTCGCTCGTACCCGCCCTGCGCGCCGCGCTCAACAGCCCCGGCGCCGAGCGGACCAACCCCCAGATGGACGACGACATCGCCCTCGCCGTCGCCCTGCACCGGATCACCGGCGACGCGGCGGAGGCGGTTCCGGTGCTGGCCGGAGTGCTCGGTGACCGCGGCGGGCTCTGGCGGCGCTGGACGCTGGTCCGCGCGGCGGAGGCCGCGGGAGGCCTCGGCCCGGCGGGCCGGCCGCTCGTCCCCGTACTGAAGGCACTGCTCGACGACCCCCGGCAGACGCCGTCAGTGGCCCTCGCCCTCCATGCCGTCGCCCCCGACGCGCTGGACGCCGGGCACGTGGCCGGGCTGCTGCTCGACGCGGCGGAAGCATCCACGGCCCCCTTCGAGGCCGTGGACGCGCTGGTGGTGTTCGGCACGGACGCCCTGTCCGACGAGCACCGGGCGCGGCTCACGGCGCTGGGGGAGCGGGACAGGAGAGTGGTGAGGTCCGGGCTGGACGGCACGGTCGAGCTCACCGACGAACGGCTGCGCGCCCGGGTGCGCGCGGCGGTCAGGGGTGCGTGA
- a CDS encoding TIGR03086 family metal-binding protein has translation MDAQENPVSDAAAPPDLEPAARRIAALLGPLDDSRLDGPTPCPDYAVRELLGHLTGLATAFRDAARKDLGASTDVSPDAALPVLDDDWREVLPLRLDEMAAAWRSPDAWTGMTRAGGVELPGEVAGAVALNELVVHGWDLARSTGQPYAAGEAELRSCEALLAPVGSGPDSPDRPDGSDGGSLFGPPVPVPDDAPPLDRVIALSGRRPDWQPGS, from the coding sequence ATGGACGCACAGGAGAACCCCGTGTCGGATGCCGCCGCTCCTCCCGACCTGGAGCCCGCCGCCCGACGGATCGCCGCGCTGCTCGGTCCGCTCGACGACAGCCGGCTGGACGGCCCCACCCCCTGCCCCGACTACGCCGTACGGGAGCTGCTCGGCCATCTCACCGGGCTGGCCACCGCCTTCCGCGACGCCGCCCGCAAGGATCTCGGGGCGAGCACCGACGTGTCCCCCGACGCCGCCCTCCCCGTCCTCGACGACGACTGGCGTGAGGTGCTGCCCCTTCGGCTGGACGAGATGGCGGCGGCCTGGCGCTCGCCCGACGCCTGGACGGGCATGACCCGGGCGGGCGGGGTGGAGCTGCCCGGCGAGGTGGCGGGGGCCGTCGCACTCAACGAACTCGTCGTCCACGGCTGGGACCTCGCCCGGTCGACCGGGCAGCCGTACGCGGCCGGGGAGGCCGAACTGCGTTCCTGCGAGGCCCTCCTCGCGCCGGTGGGAAGCGGCCCGGACAGCCCGGACCGCCCGGACGGCTCCGACGGCGGCAGTCTCTTCGGGCCGCCGGTCCCGGTGCCGGACGACGCCCCGCCGCTGGACCGGGTGATCGCTCTCAGCGGTCGCCGTCCGGACTGGCAGCCGGGCAGCTGA
- a CDS encoding fibronectin type III domain-containing protein yields MEGTTVQRPHISAALTCSALLLTPLLSACGGSAEADTQPPGTPANVTAQASSSTSVHVMWKAAPDDEKVAGYEVYRGKSKVKSVPATKTMIDVNGLTASTDYTFSVRAKDTAGNLSAPSKAVPVTTQATPPKDDEPPTVPAKLTGRADGSRGATLTWGAAKDDVGVTSYDIYQEDSRIHSVPASETTAKLTGLRPGTVYTFTVRARDASDKSSADSNTLDLTTASAPGAPASTAPTGLRTEVGKEGGLFTLDLSWDQPDTGGTIPAYELYMNGKLTTTIVWGGTPPKGRATYRLDLPEPAGTRYSVKLRAKLPDGTWGDFSAQRTVVLTD; encoded by the coding sequence ATGGAAGGCACCACCGTGCAACGCCCCCACATCTCTGCCGCGTTGACCTGCTCCGCCCTGCTTCTCACCCCCCTCCTCTCCGCCTGCGGTGGTTCCGCCGAAGCCGACACCCAGCCGCCCGGCACCCCGGCGAACGTCACCGCCCAGGCCAGCAGCTCCACCTCCGTGCACGTCATGTGGAAGGCCGCCCCCGACGACGAGAAGGTCGCCGGCTACGAGGTCTACCGGGGAAAGAGCAAGGTCAAGAGCGTCCCCGCGACGAAGACCATGATCGACGTCAACGGTCTGACGGCCTCGACGGACTACACCTTCAGCGTCCGGGCCAAGGACACGGCCGGGAACCTCTCCGCGCCCAGCAAGGCCGTCCCCGTCACCACCCAGGCCACCCCGCCCAAGGACGACGAGCCCCCCACCGTCCCGGCGAAGCTGACCGGCCGCGCCGACGGCAGCCGTGGGGCCACGCTCACCTGGGGCGCGGCCAAGGACGACGTCGGTGTCACCTCGTACGACATCTACCAGGAGGACTCCCGGATCCACAGCGTTCCCGCCTCCGAGACCACGGCGAAGCTCACGGGGCTGCGCCCGGGGACCGTCTACACCTTCACCGTCCGGGCCCGCGACGCCTCCGACAAGTCCTCGGCCGACAGCAACACCCTCGACCTCACCACCGCGTCCGCGCCCGGCGCCCCCGCGAGCACCGCCCCCACCGGGCTGCGGACCGAGGTCGGCAAGGAGGGCGGCCTGTTCACCCTGGACCTGTCCTGGGACCAGCCCGACACGGGCGGCACCATCCCCGCCTACGAGCTGTACATGAACGGCAAGCTGACCACCACCATCGTCTGGGGCGGTACGCCCCCCAAGGGCCGTGCCACCTACCGGCTCGACCTCCCCGAACCGGCGGGCACCCGCTATTCGGTGAAGCTCAGGGCCAAGCTTCCGGACGGCACGTGGGGTGACTTCTCGGCCCAGCGGACGGTGGTCCTGACGGACTGA
- a CDS encoding DUF6338 family protein yields MGQLVILLVLVLPGFFYQAVRERLRGSLASEQEPQNRLVRAIAAGALLDTVYAVVAGPWLVRLLAGGGDGPVAGVLRQPRQAGLAALLLIVAVPSALAWAEAVWWRRRARARYEPTPTAWDALFRDRGSCFVRVRLKSGLWVGGWLGSGSAVSAYPQPGDLYLQAQYRMGPDGSFLGKVPGTAGVYVRAADVDVLEVLLPPAASAAGGSD; encoded by the coding sequence GTGGGGCAGTTGGTCATTCTGCTGGTCCTCGTGCTGCCGGGGTTCTTCTACCAGGCGGTGCGGGAACGGCTGCGCGGCTCCCTCGCCAGTGAGCAGGAGCCGCAGAACCGGCTGGTGCGCGCCATCGCCGCAGGCGCCCTGCTCGACACCGTCTACGCGGTGGTCGCCGGGCCGTGGCTGGTGCGGCTGCTGGCCGGGGGAGGGGACGGGCCGGTGGCCGGGGTGCTGCGTCAGCCGCGCCAGGCGGGGCTCGCCGCGCTGCTGCTGATCGTCGCCGTGCCGTCCGCGCTGGCCTGGGCGGAGGCGGTGTGGTGGCGGCGGCGCGCCCGGGCGCGGTACGAACCGACGCCGACCGCCTGGGACGCCCTCTTCCGCGACCGGGGATCGTGCTTCGTCCGGGTGCGCCTCAAAAGCGGTCTGTGGGTCGGGGGTTGGCTCGGTTCGGGGTCGGCCGTCTCGGCCTATCCGCAGCCGGGTGACCTCTATCTTCAGGCCCAGTACCGGATGGGGCCCGACGGCTCCTTCCTGGGGAAGGTGCCGGGCACCGCCGGCGTGTATGTGCGGGCGGCCGATGTGGACGTGCTGGAGGTGCTGCTGCCGCCCGCCGCGTCAGCGGCCGGAGGGAGTGACTGA